Sequence from the Pirellulales bacterium genome:
CCCGCAAGGCATTGAGTTCGCTGCGGGCCCGTTTTCCGGCGGTCGAAGCTGTCGTGCTGTCGACGTGCAACCGCGTCGAAATCTACACAGCCGGAGATACCCCGGCCGGCGTCCCCAGCCACCAGCAAGTTGCAGAGTTTCTGGCCGACTTTCACGGCCTGAATCTGCAGGAGATTTTCGACGATCTATTCGAGCGCACCGGCGAGGACGTGGTGCGGCATCTGTTCCATGTCGCCGCCAGTCTCGACAGCATGGTCGTCGGCGAGCCGCATATCGTGGTCCAGATCAAACAGGCCTACGAACTGGCGTGCGAGCGCGACAGCACCGGACCGCTGACGAACCAGGCATTTCAGGGGGCACTGCGGGTGGCCAAGCGCGTGGCCAGTGAGACCTCGATCAACGAGAAGCGCGTGAGCATCCCCAGCGTGGCCATCGCTGATTTCGCCAAGCAAATCTTCGAGCGGTTCGACGACAAACGGGTGCTGGTGATCGGGGCCGGTGAAATGGCCGAAGAGACACTCCGCTACCTACAAGACGAAGGGGCACGCGACGTGCGCGTCTTGAACCGGAACTACGAGCGGGCGGAACAGTTGGCCCATGCCTGGCAGGGAAAACCAGCGCACTGGGAGCAACTAGAGACTGAGTTGGCTGCGGCTGATCTAGTGATCAGTACGACCGCCAGCAGCGAACCAATCATGACCGCCCAGCGGTTTCAGCCTATCGAGGCGGCCCGCTATCAGCGCCCCCTCTTCATCCTCGATTTGGCGCTACCACGCGATTTCGATCCGGCGATCGGACAATCGCTGGGCGTCTACCTGTATTCGATCGACGA
This genomic interval carries:
- the hemA gene encoding glutamyl-tRNA reductase, whose translation is MKYQMCGLSHHTASVEVRGRVAFSAEQARKALSSLRARFPAVEAVVLSTCNRVEIYTAGDTPAGVPSHQQVAEFLADFHGLNLQEIFDDLFERTGEDVVRHLFHVAASLDSMVVGEPHIVVQIKQAYELACERDSTGPLTNQAFQGALRVAKRVASETSINEKRVSIPSVAIADFAKQIFERFDDKRVLVIGAGEMAEETLRYLQDEGARDVRVLNRNYERAEQLAHAWQGKPAHWEQLETELAAADLVISTTASSEPIMTAQRFQPIEAARYQRPLFILDLALPRDFDPAIGQSLGVYLYSIDDLREACDRNRKEREKEWPAALRIVEQETARFMADLNHRATGPIIKRLKQGWQQTTQDELRRLLNKLPDLSEREQLEINQSFDRLINKLLHPPLESLRDEAAHGMPHALLDAFKRLFQLKD